The proteins below are encoded in one region of Bacillus vallismortis:
- a CDS encoding YhcN/YlaJ family sporulation lipoprotein, which translates to MSLCLLTGLLSGCGGKGFDNAGQTAQNQTQNQTRPIHVSDRNEAFNRHDENEQFGYVRYQKEQFDGEQQEVPVMKREETAHIISSLTVQLPHIQEAATLVTDQEALVVYKTDTKNRELTADQVKKTAASVIPRYYHVYISDHPNHMQSIENFSNLGSGSRDIREIMSGTIEEMKTSPQGSPVSENENANGETRQDMKTDRNDKNAR; encoded by the coding sequence ATCAGCCTGTGCCTGTTGACCGGGCTTTTATCCGGGTGCGGAGGCAAAGGGTTTGATAATGCCGGGCAAACTGCCCAAAATCAGACGCAGAACCAAACCAGGCCCATTCATGTGTCCGACCGCAACGAGGCTTTTAACCGGCATGATGAGAACGAACAATTTGGCTATGTCCGCTATCAAAAAGAACAATTCGACGGCGAGCAACAGGAGGTCCCCGTAATGAAACGGGAAGAAACCGCTCATATCATCTCAAGTTTAACGGTTCAGCTTCCCCATATTCAAGAGGCTGCAACGCTGGTGACTGATCAAGAAGCGCTTGTCGTATACAAAACCGATACCAAAAACCGGGAACTGACGGCCGATCAGGTGAAGAAAACAGCCGCTTCAGTGATTCCTCGTTACTATCATGTGTATATTTCCGATCATCCAAACCATATGCAGTCGATTGAAAATTTCAGCAATCTCGGCTCCGGTTCAAGGGATATCAGAGAAATCATGTCGGGGACAATTGAAGAAATGAAAACCTCCCCGCAAGGAAGCCCGGTCTCAGAGAATGAAAATGCCAACGGAGAAACCCGCCAGGACATGAAAACCGATAGGAATGACAAAAACGCCAGATGA
- a CDS encoding YutD family protein: MILIQNAEFDLVHNVKDGFNEEAFKARYSDILNKYDYIVGDWGYGQLRLKGFFDDQNQKATFETKISTLDEYIYEYCNFGCAYFVLKRIRK, translated from the coding sequence ATGATTCTTATTCAAAATGCCGAATTTGACCTGGTGCATAATGTCAAAGACGGCTTCAACGAAGAGGCTTTCAAAGCCCGCTACTCTGATATTTTAAATAAATACGATTATATTGTGGGAGACTGGGGATATGGCCAGCTCAGGCTCAAGGGCTTCTTTGACGACCAGAATCAAAAGGCAACCTTCGAAACGAAAATCAGCACACTAGATGAATACATTTACGAATACTGCAATTTCGGCTGTGCGTATTTTGTCTTGAAACGGATCAGAAAATAA
- a CDS encoding DUF86 domain-containing protein: MYFVDRNKIEQTLGFFEHQLALFNSQRDWQSEIERVALQRIGHLLIECILDTGNDMIDGFIMRDPGSYDDIMDILVDEKVVSEQEGAVLKKLIAYRKTLVQQYLLADSAELYRLIAAHQTALQTFPKRIRSYLETELGPVSAFK, from the coding sequence ATGTATTTTGTTGACAGAAATAAGATCGAGCAAACACTCGGGTTCTTTGAGCACCAGCTGGCGCTTTTCAACTCACAAAGAGACTGGCAGTCTGAAATCGAGAGAGTGGCGCTCCAGCGTATAGGCCATCTGTTAATCGAGTGCATTCTGGATACTGGCAATGACATGATTGATGGTTTTATTATGCGGGACCCGGGCAGCTATGATGACATTATGGATATACTTGTTGATGAAAAAGTCGTCTCGGAACAAGAGGGAGCTGTGCTCAAGAAATTGATCGCCTACCGCAAAACACTGGTTCAGCAGTACCTGCTCGCTGACAGCGCCGAGCTTTACAGGCTGATCGCGGCTCATCAGACAGCTCTTCAAACCTTCCCGAAACGGATCAGAAGCTACTTGGAAACAGAGCTTGGCCCTGTTTCCGCGTTTAAATAA
- the nucF gene encoding 5' nucleotidase NucF yields MKTYKGYLIDLDGTMYNGTEKIEEACEFVRTLKDRGVPYLFVTNNSSRTPKQVADKLVSFDIPATEEQVFTTSMATAQHIAQQKKGASVYVIGEEGIRQAIEENGLTFGEENADFVVVGIDRSITYEKFAVGCLAIRNGARFISTNGDIAIPTERGLLPGNGSLTSVLTVSTGVQPIFIGKPESIIMEQAMRVLGTDVSETLMVGDNYATDIMAGMNAGMDTLLVHTGVTKREHMTDDMEKPTHAIDSLTEWIPYI; encoded by the coding sequence ATGAAAACATATAAAGGATATTTAATTGATTTAGACGGAACGATGTACAATGGCACGGAAAAAATCGAGGAAGCGTGTGAATTTGTCAGAACGCTGAAAGATCGCGGAGTTCCCTATCTTTTCGTGACAAACAATTCTTCGCGCACACCGAAGCAGGTGGCGGACAAGCTCGTGTCTTTTGATATTCCGGCAACGGAAGAGCAGGTCTTCACAACCAGCATGGCGACTGCCCAGCATATCGCCCAGCAGAAAAAAGGCGCGTCTGTGTATGTGATCGGGGAAGAAGGCATCCGTCAGGCGATTGAAGAAAACGGCCTGACATTTGGCGAAGAAAACGCGGATTTTGTCGTTGTCGGGATTGACCGTTCCATTACATACGAAAAATTTGCTGTCGGCTGCCTGGCTATCAGAAATGGCGCCCGCTTTATTTCCACTAACGGAGATATTGCAATTCCGACTGAAAGAGGCCTCCTGCCTGGAAACGGTTCACTGACATCGGTACTAACCGTCTCCACAGGCGTACAGCCGATATTTATCGGCAAGCCCGAGTCAATCATCATGGAGCAGGCGATGCGCGTTCTCGGCACGGATGTGTCCGAAACACTCATGGTCGGCGACAACTACGCGACGGATATTATGGCCGGCATGAACGCCGGTATGGATACACTGCTTGTGCACACAGGCGTAACGAAAAGAGAACACATGACAGACGATATGGAAAAACCGACTCACGCCATCGACTCTCTGACTGAATGGATTCCATACATTTAA
- a CDS encoding phosphatidylglycerophosphatase A family protein, with protein MSENEQISQMEAKARARMKERGVEVSDIAELVFFLQKKYHPDLHIDECTLNVNRVLAKREVQNAILTGIELDVLAEQKKLSEPLQTMLETDESLYGVDEVLAFSIVNIYGSIGFTNYGYIDKEKPGILKHLNDKSTGECHTFLDDIVGAISAAASSRLAHRARHTE; from the coding sequence ATGTCAGAAAACGAACAAATCAGTCAGATGGAAGCAAAAGCAAGAGCACGGATGAAGGAGCGCGGTGTTGAGGTGTCAGACATTGCCGAGCTAGTCTTTTTCCTGCAAAAAAAATATCATCCGGATTTACACATTGATGAATGCACGTTGAACGTCAATCGCGTTCTCGCAAAACGCGAGGTGCAAAACGCCATTTTAACGGGCATTGAATTGGATGTGCTTGCTGAGCAGAAAAAACTGTCTGAACCGCTGCAAACGATGCTGGAAACAGATGAAAGCTTATATGGAGTAGATGAAGTTTTGGCTTTTTCCATTGTGAATATTTACGGATCGATTGGGTTTACGAACTACGGTTATATCGATAAAGAAAAACCCGGAATCCTCAAACATTTGAATGATAAATCAACCGGCGAATGCCATACCTTTCTAGATGACATCGTCGGCGCGATTTCCGCCGCAGCCTCAAGCAGGCTCGCACACCGCGCGCGGCATACAGAATAA
- the cotNH gene encoding spore coat-associated protein CotNH, which yields MVKGTIKEKYGIHIRQLSTYQRTYQCFQTPNSFFLIVPVSQFSETELTELYYMSQYLQEQTDPYVSIFIFTKEGELTFEYEGKTYALLKAAPPYSNRALSIGAELAEFHRKGRGYPYEVKAAGRIGQWKDLWGKRIDQLEVFWQRKVQTPPHEPFDKKMIESFPYYLGLSENAIQYLVDTELDDKPQAADSGTICHQRMERHTWSSESLIRIPADWVFDHASRDLAEYMRHTFLHHRQDFHQQGFLFLQEYEKVTPLSSFSKRLLYSRLLFPLHYFEIVESYYMSSESEKHYYEEQFDFILNDCGRYEQFLNTAQEFMNMRTQKPFVPRVSWLGKGNLRRGENLTKIIRK from the coding sequence ATGGTGAAAGGCACAATAAAAGAAAAATACGGTATTCACATCAGGCAGCTTTCCACGTACCAGCGCACCTATCAATGCTTTCAGACACCGAATTCATTCTTTTTGATCGTCCCCGTTTCCCAATTCTCAGAGACAGAGCTGACGGAGCTTTATTACATGAGTCAGTATTTACAAGAACAAACTGACCCATACGTTTCGATTTTTATCTTTACAAAAGAAGGTGAGCTGACGTTTGAATATGAGGGGAAAACGTACGCTCTGCTGAAGGCGGCGCCGCCTTATTCAAATCGGGCGCTTTCCATTGGGGCGGAACTTGCGGAATTCCACCGAAAAGGCAGAGGGTACCCGTATGAAGTAAAGGCAGCCGGAAGAATCGGCCAGTGGAAAGATCTGTGGGGAAAACGCATTGATCAGCTGGAAGTGTTTTGGCAACGAAAGGTTCAGACCCCTCCGCACGAGCCATTTGATAAAAAAATGATCGAATCATTTCCATATTATCTAGGGCTGTCAGAAAACGCGATCCAATATTTAGTGGACACTGAGCTGGATGACAAACCCCAAGCCGCTGACTCAGGAACGATATGCCATCAGCGGATGGAAAGGCATACGTGGTCATCCGAATCTTTAATCAGGATTCCGGCTGATTGGGTATTTGACCACGCCTCACGCGATTTGGCTGAGTATATGAGGCATACGTTTTTGCATCATAGACAAGATTTTCATCAGCAGGGCTTTCTCTTTTTACAGGAATATGAGAAAGTCACGCCGCTGTCTTCGTTTTCAAAACGTCTCCTGTACAGCCGTTTGCTCTTTCCGCTTCATTATTTTGAAATCGTAGAGAGTTACTACATGTCATCAGAATCAGAAAAGCATTATTATGAAGAACAGTTTGACTTCATTCTGAACGATTGCGGACGCTATGAGCAATTTCTCAATACAGCACAGGAATTCATGAATATGCGGACGCAGAAGCCATTTGTTCCCCGCGTGAGCTGGCTCGGCAAAGGGAACCTGAGAAGAGGAGAAAATCTGACAAAAATAATTAGAAAATAA
- a CDS encoding homoserine dehydrogenase: protein MKAIRVGLLGLGTVGSGVVKIIQDHQDKLMHQVGCPVTIKKVLVKDVEKKREVDLPKEVLTTEVYDVIDDPGVDVVIEVIGGVEQTKQYLVDALRSKKHVVTANKDLMAVYGSELLAEAKENGCDIYFEASVAGGIPILRTLEEGLSSDRITKMMGIVNGTTNFILTKMIKEKSPYEEVLKEAQDLGFAEADPTSDVEGLDAARKMAILARLGFSMNVDLEDVKVKGISQITDEDISFSKRLGYTMKLIGIAQRDGSKIEVSVQPTLLPDHHPLSAVHNEYNAVYVYGEAVGETMFYGPGAGSMPTATSVVSDLVAVMKNMRLGVTGNSFVAPQYEKNMKSPSDIYAQQFLRIHVKDQVGSFSKITSVFSERGVSFEKILQLPIKGHDELAEIVIVTHHTSEADFSDILQNLNDLEVVQEVKSTYRVEGNGWS, encoded by the coding sequence TTGAAAGCGATTCGTGTAGGGCTTTTAGGTTTAGGCACCGTCGGAAGCGGTGTCGTTAAAATTATTCAAGACCATCAGGATAAGCTGATGCATCAAGTCGGCTGTCCGGTTACAATAAAAAAAGTGCTCGTAAAAGATGTAGAGAAAAAGAGAGAAGTAGATTTGCCGAAGGAAGTGCTCACGACAGAAGTGTATGATGTCATTGATGATCCAGGTGTTGATGTCGTTATCGAGGTAATTGGCGGAGTTGAGCAGACAAAACAATATTTGGTCGACGCGCTCAGATCGAAAAAGCATGTTGTCACAGCAAACAAGGATTTAATGGCTGTGTACGGCTCCGAGCTGCTTGCGGAAGCGAAGGAAAATGGCTGTGACATCTACTTTGAAGCTAGTGTTGCCGGCGGAATCCCGATTTTGCGCACGCTAGAGGAGGGACTCTCATCAGACCGAATTACAAAAATGATGGGAATCGTGAACGGTACAACGAACTTTATCTTAACTAAAATGATCAAAGAAAAAAGTCCTTACGAGGAAGTGCTGAAAGAAGCGCAGGATCTCGGATTTGCAGAAGCTGATCCGACTTCAGATGTGGAAGGGCTTGACGCTGCACGAAAAATGGCGATATTGGCGCGCCTCGGCTTCTCGATGAATGTTGATCTGGAAGACGTAAAGGTAAAAGGAATCTCGCAAATTACAGATGAGGACATCAGCTTCAGTAAACGCCTTGGCTATACGATGAAGCTGATCGGGATTGCACAGCGTGACGGCAGCAAAATTGAAGTTAGCGTACAGCCGACACTGCTTCCTGACCATCATCCGCTTTCTGCCGTGCATAATGAGTATAACGCTGTTTATGTTTACGGCGAGGCTGTCGGTGAGACGATGTTTTACGGGCCGGGAGCCGGAAGCATGCCGACCGCGACATCCGTTGTTTCTGACCTTGTCGCTGTCATGAAAAACATGCGACTCGGCGTAACCGGCAACAGCTTTGTTGCGCCGCAATACGAGAAAAACATGAAGTCGCCGTCTGATATTTACGCACAGCAATTTTTAAGAATTCACGTCAAAGATCAGGTCGGCTCATTCTCAAAAATTACGTCTGTATTCTCAGAGCGGGGCGTGAGCTTTGAAAAGATCCTTCAGCTGCCGATTAAAGGCCATGATGAGCTGGCGGAAATCGTAATTGTCACGCACCATACATCAGAAGCAGATTTCAGTGATATCCTGCAAAACCTAAATGATTTGGAAGTCGTTCAAGAAGTCAAAAGCACATATCGTGTAGAAGGGAACGGTTGGAGCTAA
- the thrC gene encoding threonine synthase translates to MWKGLIHQYKEFLPVTDQTPALTLHEGNTPLIHLPKLSEQLGIELHVKTEGVNPTGSFKDRGMVMAVAKAKEEGNDTIMCASTGNTSAAAAAYAARANMKCIVIIPNGKIAFGKLAQAVMYGAEIIAIDGNFDDALKIVRSICEKSPIALVNSVNPYRIEGQKTAAFEVCEQLGEAPDVLAIPVGNAGNITAYWKGFKEYHEKNGTGLPKMRGFEAEGAAAIVRNEVIKNPETIATAIRIGNPASWDKAVKAAEESNGKIDEVTDDEILHAYQLIAREEGVFAEPGSCASIAGVLKQVKSGEIPKGSKVVAVLTGNGLKDPNTAVDISEIKPVTLPTDEDSILEYVKGAARV, encoded by the coding sequence ATGTGGAAAGGACTTATCCATCAATATAAAGAATTTTTGCCTGTAACAGATCAAACACCGGCGCTTACTTTACATGAAGGAAACACGCCTCTCATTCACCTTCCCAAGCTGTCAGAGCAGCTCGGTATTGAGCTTCATGTCAAAACGGAAGGCGTCAATCCTACGGGATCATTTAAAGACCGCGGAATGGTCATGGCGGTGGCGAAAGCAAAAGAGGAAGGCAACGACACGATTATGTGCGCGTCTACAGGAAACACTTCCGCTGCTGCGGCTGCTTATGCAGCCCGCGCCAACATGAAATGCATCGTCATTATCCCGAACGGCAAAATCGCGTTTGGGAAACTCGCTCAGGCTGTCATGTATGGAGCCGAAATTATTGCGATCGATGGAAACTTTGATGATGCGCTTAAAATTGTCCGTTCTATCTGTGAGAAATCACCGATTGCTCTTGTCAACTCAGTCAACCCTTACCGCATTGAAGGCCAAAAAACAGCTGCCTTCGAAGTGTGCGAACAGTTGGGAGAAGCACCGGATGTGTTGGCGATCCCGGTCGGAAACGCTGGAAACATTACAGCGTACTGGAAGGGCTTCAAGGAGTATCATGAGAAAAACGGCACTGGCCTTCCGAAAATGCGCGGATTTGAAGCGGAAGGCGCGGCGGCAATCGTGCGCAATGAAGTGATTAAAAATCCGGAAACAATAGCGACAGCCATTCGTATCGGAAACCCTGCAAGCTGGGACAAAGCTGTAAAGGCAGCTGAGGAATCCAACGGAAAAATTGACGAAGTCACTGATGATGAAATCCTTCACGCGTATCAGCTCATCGCCCGTGAAGAAGGTGTGTTTGCAGAACCGGGTTCTTGCGCGTCGATCGCAGGAGTGCTGAAACAGGTGAAGTCCGGAGAGATTCCGAAAGGGAGCAAGGTCGTCGCTGTATTAACAGGAAACGGTCTGAAAGATCCGAACACAGCGGTCGATATTTCAGAAATCAAGCCGGTCACACTGCCGACTGATGAAGACAGCATTCTTGAATATGTAAAAGGAGCGGCGCGTGTATGA
- the thrB gene encoding homoserine kinase produces MNEADMLFTITVPGSTANLGPGFDSVGMALSRYLKLTVFESGKWSFEAETETVAGIPAGTDNLIYQVAKRTADLYGKEMPPVHVKVWSDIPLARGLGSSAAAIVAAIELADELCGLKLSEADKLHIASLEEGHPDNAGASLVGGLVIGLHEDDETQMIRVPDADIDVVVVIPFYEVLTRDARDVLPQEFPYADAVKASAVSNILIAAIMSKDWPLVGKIMKKDMFHQPYRAMLVPELSKVEHVAEMKGAYGTALSGAGPTILVMTEKGKGEELKKQLALHFPHCEVDALTVPKEGSIIERNPLYQVKSV; encoded by the coding sequence ATGAACGAAGCCGACATGCTGTTCACTATCACTGTTCCCGGAAGCACGGCTAACCTAGGCCCCGGCTTTGATTCAGTTGGGATGGCACTCAGCAGGTATTTAAAGCTTACCGTCTTTGAAAGCGGCAAATGGTCTTTTGAAGCTGAAACAGAAACAGTCGCTGGAATTCCGGCGGGTACAGATAATCTGATCTATCAAGTGGCAAAACGGACAGCAGATTTGTACGGCAAAGAAATGCCGCCAGTCCATGTGAAGGTGTGGAGCGACATCCCGCTCGCACGCGGCCTTGGCAGCAGCGCCGCAGCGATTGTAGCGGCCATTGAATTGGCTGATGAATTATGCGGATTAAAGCTGTCTGAAGCGGACAAGCTGCATATAGCCAGCCTTGAAGAAGGACACCCGGATAATGCTGGCGCTTCACTCGTTGGCGGGCTTGTCATCGGCCTGCATGAAGATGATGAGACACAAATGATCCGTGTTCCGGATGCCGACATTGACGTTGTCGTTGTCATTCCTTTTTACGAGGTGCTGACAAGAGACGCAAGAGACGTGCTTCCGCAGGAGTTTCCATATGCGGACGCTGTAAAAGCAAGTGCCGTCAGCAATATCCTTATTGCGGCGATCATGTCCAAGGATTGGCCGCTTGTCGGGAAAATCATGAAGAAGGATATGTTCCATCAGCCGTACCGGGCAATGCTTGTCCCTGAGCTGTCAAAAGTAGAACACGTCGCCGAGATGAAGGGGGCATATGGAACAGCTCTCAGCGGAGCAGGCCCGACGATTCTCGTGATGACTGAAAAAGGTAAGGGAGAAGAGCTGAAAAAGCAGCTCGCGCTTCACTTCCCTCATTGCGAAGTTGACGCTTTGACCGTACCGAAAGAGGGAAGTATCATAGAGCGAAATCCTTTATATCAAGTGAAAAGTGTATAG
- a CDS encoding S9 family peptidase: protein MKKPITAEGITAIVSVTDPQYAPDGSRAAYVQSQVNQEKDSYTSNIWIYDTKSGRSVPWTYGEKRSTDPRWSPDGRTLAFISDRKDDTAQLYLMGSEGGEAKKLTDIPYGVSKPVWSPDGESVLVTVSLGEGDRIDDQEKKEPDSFEPVEVQGLAYKRDGKGLTRGAYAQLVLVNVRTGEVKQLTNRKADHGDPAFSPDGKWLVFSANMTETDDASKPHDVCMLSLETGELKEVTSQRGSFGPSSFSPDGRYLALLGHEQEYLNATLEKAWLYDLEQDRLTCLTEMLDVHLADALIGDSLIGGGEQRPIWMKDSQGFYVIGTDQGSTGIYYISIEGLVYPIRLEKEYINGISLSPDEQHFIASVTKPDRPSELYSIPLGQEETRLTGANDKFVEEHVISVPEDIQYVTEDGVTVNGWLMKPAQMEEETSYPLILNIHGGPHMMYGHTYFHEFQVLAAKGYAVVYVNPRGSHGYGQAFVNAVRGDYGGKDYEDVLQAVDEAIKRDPQIDPKRLGVTGGSYGGFMTNWIVGQTNRFKAAVTQRSISNWVSFHGVSDIGYFFTDWQLEHDMFADTEKLWDRSPLKYAANVETPLLILHGERDDRCPIEQAEQLFIALKKMDKDTMLVRFPKASHNLSRSGHPEQRIKRLNYISSWFDQYL from the coding sequence ATGAAAAAGCCGATAACCGCAGAAGGCATCACAGCGATTGTCTCTGTGACCGATCCGCAATATGCTCCAGACGGCAGCCGTGCCGCATACGTGCAGTCGCAAGTGAATCAAGAGAAGGATTCGTATACATCAAATATATGGATCTATGATACAAAAAGCGGCCGATCTGTTCCTTGGACGTACGGAGAAAAGCGGAGTACGGACCCAAGATGGTCTCCGGACGGGCGTACGCTTGCCTTCATATCTGATCGAAAAGACGATACCGCACAGCTGTATCTCATGGGCTCTGAAGGCGGGGAAGCAAAAAAACTGACAGATATCCCGTATGGCGTGTCAAAGCCGGTATGGTCCCCGGATGGCGAGTCGGTTCTTGTCACTGTCAGTTTGGGAGAGGGAGACAGGATTGATGATCAAGAGAAAAAAGAGCCGGACAGCTTTGAACCTGTTGAAGTGCAAGGCTTGGCATATAAACGGGACGGTAAAGGGCTGACAAGAGGTGCGTATGCCCAGCTTGTGCTTGTCAACGTAAGGACTGGCGAGGTAAAGCAGCTGACAAACCGCAAAGCTGATCATGGTGATCCTGCTTTTTCTCCTGATGGCAAATGGCTTGTTTTCTCAGCGAATATGACGGAAACGGATGATGCCAGCAAGCCGCACGATGTCTGCATGTTGTCGCTGGAGACTGGAGAGCTTAAGGAGGTTACATCCCAACGCGGCTCATTTGGGCCAAGTTCATTTTCACCGGACGGAAGGTATCTCGCTTTGCTTGGACATGAACAGGAATATCTGAATGCAACGCTGGAAAAAGCGTGGCTCTATGATTTAGAACAAGACCGCCTCACATGCCTGACTGAAATGCTTGACGTTCACTTAGCGGATGCGCTCATTGGAGATTCACTGATTGGGGGAGGCGAGCAGCGCCCCATTTGGATGAAGGACAGCCAAGGGTTTTATGTCATCGGCACAGACCAAGGCAGCACGGGAATCTACTATATTTCCATTGAAGGCCTTGTGTATCCGATTCGTCTCGAAAAAGAGTACATCAATGGTATTTCCCTTTCACCTGACGAACAACACTTCATTGCCAGTGTGACAAAGCCGGACAGACCGAGCGAGCTTTACAGCATCCCGCTTGGACAGGAAGAGACACGGCTGACTGGCGCGAATGACAAGTTTGTCGAGGAGCATGTGATTTCAGTACCTGAAGATATTCAATATGTCACAGAGGACGGGGTGACGGTGAATGGCTGGCTGATGAAACCTGCACAGATGGAAGAGGAGACATCATATCCACTTATTCTTAACATACACGGCGGTCCGCACATGATGTACGGGCATACATATTTTCATGAATTTCAAGTGCTGGCGGCGAAAGGATACGCGGTGGTTTATGTTAACCCGAGAGGAAGCCACGGCTACGGGCAGGCATTTGTGAATGCCGTCAGAGGGGATTATGGCGGAAAGGATTATGAGGATGTGCTGCAGGCTGTGGATGAAGCTATCAAAAGAGATCCGCAGATTGATCCTAAACGGCTTGGTGTCACGGGCGGGAGCTATGGAGGTTTTATGACCAACTGGATCGTGGGGCAGACGAATCGTTTTAAAGCCGCTGTCACCCAGCGCTCGATTTCAAATTGGGTCAGCTTTCACGGCGTCAGTGATATCGGCTATTTCTTCACAGACTGGCAGCTAGAGCATGACATGTTTGCAGACACGGAAAAGCTTTGGGACCGATCCCCTTTAAAGTACGCAGCAAACGTGGAAACACCGCTTTTGATTCTGCATGGCGAGCGAGATGACCGGTGTCCGATCGAGCAGGCGGAGCAGTTATTTATCGCTTTGAAAAAAATGGACAAGGACACCATGCTCGTCCGTTTTCCGAAAGCATCGCACAATTTGTCACGCAGCGGACACCCGGAACAGCGGATCAAGCGCCTGAATTATATCAGCTCATGGTTTGATCAATATCTCTAA
- a CDS encoding NifU family protein → MCYNRESNFSNQTIDFYCYTEYNGFMMTKGANVMTEVEMKEQVQEVLDKLRPFLLRDGGDCELVDIDEGIVKLRLLGACGSCPSSTITLKAGIERALLEEVPGVVEVEQVF, encoded by the coding sequence ATGTGCTATAATAGGGAAAGCAACTTTTCAAACCAAACAATAGATTTTTATTGTTACACTGAATATAATGGTTTTATGATGACGAAAGGAGCGAATGTCATGACTGAAGTTGAAATGAAAGAACAGGTGCAGGAAGTACTGGACAAACTTCGTCCGTTTTTACTTCGTGACGGCGGTGACTGTGAGCTTGTAGACATAGATGAAGGCATCGTTAAGCTTCGCCTTCTAGGCGCATGCGGCAGCTGCCCAAGTTCAACAATTACGCTGAAAGCCGGAATTGAACGCGCTCTTCTTGAAGAAGTGCCGGGTGTCGTTGAAGTAGAACAAGTCTTTTAA
- a CDS encoding YuzD family protein encodes MTKPVMLSVYGAETICASCVNMPTAKDTYEWLEAALKRKYPKQPFVMQYIDIYEPPDNEHAKELAEKIKNDEYFYPLVLVEDKIVGEGNPTLKDVYEEMAKYGYTENR; translated from the coding sequence GTGACAAAACCAGTCATGCTTAGCGTGTACGGCGCAGAAACCATTTGCGCTAGCTGTGTCAATATGCCGACAGCCAAAGATACATACGAGTGGCTTGAGGCTGCGCTGAAAAGAAAATATCCAAAACAGCCTTTTGTGATGCAATACATTGATATTTATGAGCCGCCTGACAATGAACATGCGAAAGAGCTTGCAGAAAAAATCAAAAATGATGAGTATTTTTATCCGCTTGTGCTCGTAGAAGACAAAATTGTCGGTGAAGGCAATCCGACATTAAAAGACGTTTATGAGGAAATGGCGAAGTATGGGTATACAGAAAACCGCTGA